The proteins below are encoded in one region of Phycisphaerales bacterium AB-hyl4:
- a CDS encoding helix-turn-helix domain-containing protein produces MLGEELKHARLAAGLTQEQLAAKAKLTREYVSLLERGQKSPTVDTLLRLCKAMNASAGAMLSRIEATTLTTSSRQRKIQG; encoded by the coding sequence GTGCTGGGCGAAGAACTGAAACACGCTCGATTGGCGGCAGGGCTGACGCAGGAGCAGCTCGCAGCCAAGGCCAAACTCACCCGCGAATATGTGAGCCTGCTGGAACGTGGACAGAAGTCGCCCACGGTGGACACGTTGCTGCGGTTGTGTAAGGCGATGAATGCGTCGGCGGGAGCGATGTTAAGCCGGATTGAAGCTACGACCCTGACCACGTCCTCACGTCAACGCAAAATCCAAGGCTAG
- a CDS encoding DUF6573 family protein: protein MAETHPEPDPIIYRYTRQQALNDGVLVDLTEWAKETGFHCPVACTAAVWHGYVVPREGLRSLGQSERGRGHDLLWMLYHAIRRSRRKDQLLFQVIFLMEPERQETVTLKVICGPGDEGEPVLTILLPNED, encoded by the coding sequence ATGGCCGAGACGCACCCCGAACCCGATCCGATCATCTATCGCTACACCCGCCAGCAGGCCCTGAACGATGGCGTGCTCGTCGATCTCACCGAATGGGCGAAAGAGACCGGCTTCCACTGCCCGGTGGCCTGCACGGCAGCGGTGTGGCACGGCTACGTCGTCCCTCGCGAGGGGTTGCGGTCGCTGGGCCAATCCGAACGCGGGCGTGGGCATGACCTGTTGTGGATGCTCTACCACGCGATCCGCCGTTCCCGCCGCAAGGATCAGCTGCTGTTCCAGGTGATTTTCCTGATGGAGCCGGAACGCCAGGAGACCGTCACGCTCAAGGTCATCTGCGGCCCCGGCGACGAAGGCGAGCCGGTGCTCACCATCCTGCTGCCCAACGAGGATTGA
- a CDS encoding DEAD/DEAH box helicase — MLEPRDYQQRIIEQALAAVDEGHRSILIESPTGSGKTIMAHLIAQALHRRYGWRSGWTAMRRHLLHQAEADNQRLIGFEPIRYFSLFEQNPPTDFEVLIEDEGHHAASDSSASVYAKVKPKLHLATTATPFRTDQLALCFSKVIRDAGLPQLIEAGYLSPYHQYIFDGPWTPDQLARLYLEQRRRWGQSVGYFLSLDECFRCARLLREGGVRCEVVHGHSEQDRQIDAFNRGEVDVLLNVQVLTEGFNSPALKTVFARPASKGPTIQMVGRALRRHRDKPHAQVVQNTASVWPFTRIADPAAKFRYTEGRWPILQDRTPRLHAAHGNTLSAMASLDVALPRYLKRKRRRR, encoded by the coding sequence ATGCTCGAACCACGCGACTATCAACAGCGAATCATCGAGCAGGCCCTGGCGGCGGTGGACGAGGGACACCGCAGCATCCTGATCGAGAGCCCCACCGGCAGCGGCAAGACGATCATGGCCCACCTGATCGCCCAGGCCCTGCACCGCCGCTACGGGTGGCGGTCGGGGTGGACGGCGATGCGGCGTCATCTGCTGCATCAGGCCGAGGCGGACAACCAGCGATTGATCGGCTTTGAGCCCATCCGCTACTTCAGCCTGTTTGAGCAGAACCCGCCCACCGATTTCGAGGTGCTCATCGAAGACGAGGGGCACCACGCCGCCAGCGACAGTTCCGCCTCGGTCTATGCCAAGGTCAAACCGAAGCTGCACCTGGCCACGACGGCCACGCCGTTTCGCACGGATCAGCTGGCGTTGTGTTTCAGCAAGGTCATCCGCGACGCGGGCTTGCCGCAGCTGATCGAAGCGGGCTATCTCTCGCCGTATCACCAGTACATCTTCGACGGGCCGTGGACGCCGGATCAGTTGGCCCGTCTCTACCTCGAACAGCGGCGACGGTGGGGTCAGAGCGTGGGCTATTTCCTCTCGCTCGATGAATGCTTCCGTTGTGCCCGGCTGCTTCGCGAAGGCGGCGTCCGCTGCGAGGTGGTGCACGGCCACAGCGAGCAGGATCGCCAGATCGACGCGTTCAACCGGGGCGAGGTCGATGTGCTGCTCAACGTGCAGGTGCTTACCGAGGGGTTTAACAGCCCGGCCCTGAAAACCGTCTTCGCCCGACCGGCCTCCAAAGGCCCCACCATTCAGATGGTGGGTCGGGCGTTGCGGCGTCACCGCGACAAGCCGCATGCCCAGGTGGTGCAGAACACCGCCAGCGTCTGGCCGTTCACACGAATCGCCGATCCGGCGGCGAAGTTCCGCTACACCGAAGGTCGCTGGCCGATCCTGCAGGATCGCACACCCCGGCTGCACGCCGCCCACGGCAACACGCTCTCGGCGATGGCGTCGCTGGATGTGGCGTTGCCGCGTTATCTCAAGCGGAAGCGTCGGCGACGGTAG
- a CDS encoding type I restriction-modification enzyme R subunit C-terminal domain-containing protein yields the protein MPTPEGAARQQIDRQLEAAGWRVQDHGAMNLSAGPGVAVREFPLKTGFADYLLYADGRAIGVVEAKPEGHTLTGVETQSLKYTTNLPDGLPHYHLPLPFSYESTGVETQFTNALEPDARSRGVFTFHRPDELIRLAQLDQQVRHHLRQMPTLDTTQLWSSQITAIENLERSLALGKPRALIQMATGAGKTFTACNFTYRLIKFAKAKRILFLVDRGNLGRQAHNEFQQFASPHTQYNFTEEFNVQHLRSNKIDPASKVVITTIQRLYSILQGEEVFDEEAEEHSAFESVNQLNKQPAPVAYNPALPIETFDFIVIDECHRSIYNLWRQVIEYFDAFLVGLTATPTAQTIGFFGGNLVQDYSHEKAVADGVNVGYDVYRIQTQITEGGAKLQREPGLFVPHRDRRTRAGRLKELDDDLTYTANQLDRDVVAKDQIRLVVQTFRDRLFTDIFPGRTEVPKTLVFAKNDLHADDIVRVIRDEFGKGNAFCQKITSKTTGRKPDDLLNDFRNSYHPRIAVTVDMIATGTDVKPLECLLFMRNIKSASYFEQMKGRGCRIIKPDDLQSVTPDAKVKDRFVIVDAIGVCEQDKTHSKPLDRQPTVPLDRLLKAVAEGHASADLATTLASRLARLEQRVTDEQHAPIIQHADGKDLTKLTHDLLHAVDPDAVREQAVQRFELGPDDEPSTQQLEEVERDSARQALKPFHNPRLREAVLTASQQSTEQVIDEISRDQLLDAGYSAAAKEKAQTLVSHFRQFIDEHKDEIEALKLLYSQPHRAGLRYRQVKELARALRQPPLSLNTDHPEQPLWQAYHALEPDKVKGQNKALVDLIALVRHAIEPATPLVPVHVQVQERFEQWLAERAAAGVTFTPEQRRWLEAIRDHIATSLAIEPDDFEDVPFSQLGGWGKAHQLFGDKLSDLLDELNGRLVA from the coding sequence ATGCCGACGCCTGAGGGGGCAGCCCGCCAACAGATCGACCGCCAGCTCGAAGCCGCCGGCTGGCGGGTGCAGGACCACGGCGCGATGAACCTCTCCGCCGGGCCGGGCGTGGCCGTGCGTGAGTTTCCGCTCAAAACCGGGTTCGCCGACTACCTGCTCTATGCCGACGGTCGGGCCATCGGCGTTGTTGAGGCCAAACCCGAGGGGCACACGCTCACCGGCGTCGAAACCCAGTCACTCAAATACACCACCAACCTGCCCGACGGCCTGCCGCATTATCACCTGCCGCTGCCGTTCAGCTACGAATCCACCGGCGTGGAGACGCAGTTCACCAACGCCCTGGAGCCCGACGCCCGCAGCCGTGGCGTGTTCACATTCCATCGGCCCGACGAACTGATCCGCCTCGCCCAGCTCGACCAGCAGGTGCGCCACCACCTGCGTCAGATGCCGACGCTCGACACCACCCAGCTCTGGTCCTCGCAGATCACCGCCATCGAGAATCTCGAACGCTCCCTCGCCCTCGGCAAACCCCGCGCTCTGATCCAGATGGCCACCGGGGCCGGCAAGACCTTCACCGCCTGCAACTTCACCTACCGCCTGATCAAGTTCGCCAAGGCCAAGCGCATCCTTTTCCTCGTTGATCGCGGCAACCTCGGCCGACAGGCGCACAACGAGTTCCAGCAGTTCGCCAGCCCGCACACGCAGTACAACTTCACCGAGGAGTTCAACGTCCAGCACCTGCGGTCGAACAAGATCGACCCGGCCAGCAAGGTCGTCATCACCACCATCCAGCGGCTCTACTCCATCCTCCAAGGCGAGGAAGTATTCGACGAAGAGGCCGAGGAACACTCGGCCTTCGAGTCGGTCAACCAGCTGAACAAACAGCCGGCCCCCGTCGCGTACAACCCGGCCCTGCCGATCGAGACGTTCGATTTCATCGTCATCGACGAGTGCCACCGCAGCATCTACAACCTCTGGCGGCAGGTGATCGAATACTTCGACGCATTTCTCGTCGGCCTCACCGCCACGCCCACCGCCCAGACCATCGGCTTCTTCGGCGGCAACCTCGTGCAGGACTACTCCCACGAAAAGGCTGTCGCCGACGGCGTCAACGTCGGCTACGACGTGTACCGCATCCAGACGCAGATCACCGAAGGCGGCGCGAAGCTCCAGCGCGAGCCTGGCCTGTTCGTGCCCCACCGCGACCGCCGCACACGCGCCGGCCGGCTCAAGGAACTAGATGACGACCTGACTTATACCGCCAACCAGCTCGACCGCGACGTGGTCGCCAAGGACCAGATTCGACTGGTTGTCCAGACGTTCCGCGATCGTCTATTCACCGACATCTTCCCTGGCCGCACCGAGGTGCCCAAGACCCTCGTCTTCGCCAAGAACGATCTGCACGCCGACGACATCGTCCGCGTCATCCGTGACGAGTTCGGCAAGGGCAACGCGTTCTGCCAGAAGATCACCAGCAAGACCACCGGCCGCAAGCCCGACGACCTGCTCAATGACTTCCGCAACAGCTATCACCCGCGCATCGCCGTCACCGTCGACATGATCGCCACCGGCACCGACGTAAAGCCGCTGGAGTGCCTGCTGTTCATGCGGAACATCAAGTCCGCCAGCTACTTTGAGCAGATGAAAGGCCGCGGCTGCCGGATCATCAAGCCCGACGACCTCCAGTCCGTCACGCCCGACGCGAAGGTGAAAGATCGCTTCGTCATCGTCGACGCCATCGGCGTCTGCGAGCAGGACAAGACCCACTCCAAGCCGCTGGACCGCCAGCCCACCGTCCCGCTCGACCGCCTGCTCAAGGCCGTCGCCGAGGGCCACGCCTCCGCCGACCTCGCCACCACGCTCGCCTCCCGCCTCGCCCGGCTGGAGCAGCGCGTCACCGACGAACAGCACGCGCCCATCATTCAGCACGCCGACGGGAAGGACCTGACCAAGCTCACGCACGACCTGCTGCACGCCGTCGATCCCGACGCGGTGCGTGAGCAGGCCGTGCAGCGGTTCGAGTTGGGGCCTGATGACGAACCCAGCACGCAGCAGTTGGAGGAAGTCGAACGCGACTCGGCCCGCCAGGCCCTCAAGCCGTTCCACAACCCCCGCCTGCGGGAAGCGGTGCTCACCGCCAGCCAGCAGTCCACCGAGCAGGTCATCGACGAGATCAGCCGCGACCAACTGCTCGACGCCGGCTACAGCGCCGCCGCGAAGGAGAAGGCCCAGACGCTGGTCAGCCACTTCCGCCAGTTCATCGACGAGCATAAGGATGAGATCGAGGCTCTGAAGCTGCTCTACAGCCAGCCGCACCGCGCCGGCCTGCGCTACCGCCAGGTCAAGGAACTCGCCCGCGCCCTCCGCCAGCCGCCGCTGTCGCTGAACACCGACCACCCCGAGCAGCCGCTCTGGCAGGCCTACCACGCCCTGGAGCCGGACAAGGTCAAGGGGCAGAACAAGGCCCTGGTCGACCTGATCGCCCTGGTTCGCCACGCCATCGAGCCCGCCACGCCGTTGGTCCCCGTGCACGTGCAGGTGCAGGAGCGGTTCGAGCAATGGCTGGCCGAGCGCGCCGCCGCCGGCGTCACCTTCACGCCCGAGCAGCGCCGCTGGCTCGAAGCCATCCGCGACCACATTGCCACGAGCCTGGCCATCGAGCCCGACGACTTCGAGGACGTGCCCTTCAGCCAGCTCGGCGGGTGGGGCAAGGCTCATCAGCTCTTTGGTGATAAGCTGTCCGACTTGCTGGATGAATTGAACGGGAGATTGGTGGCGTGA
- a CDS encoding DUF932 domain-containing protein: MVANLSNLELESQTLPLNALQVEYEGVGRSASRHERDRRTRVVLPDGRRMQVSGRFWNSFSALYNLSRSVFDYFGHDEVFDRITRTRQDRVRLTAQLGEHDDAEGRLLSATNPSRPLLQVGEVRQLVDEFDGQQISYANGVASATFECPYPAAFNIGGDAFRTQFNVQMPLDGYGMPSAYLSLLRLVCSNGMIGLARSFKTTFPLGRQETRLLPVMQRAMASFNNEEGFAAYRQRVEAASRSWASLSEAGQLHRFIADACTREGMDHEQRNGLLDRLDQVCGNPLRFYGLASVDELSSRRSRSVPVKATVYDLFNFASEVATHHLTHRQARETLQAWIGQSLVDEYDLEGTVESFPDYQDYFLHTRSGEGGEGGERLTADAVSVDGDAAPGSGEEGEA; the protein is encoded by the coding sequence ATGGTCGCCAATCTTTCGAATCTGGAACTGGAATCGCAGACGCTACCGCTGAACGCCTTGCAGGTGGAATACGAAGGCGTGGGCCGATCGGCCAGCCGTCACGAACGGGATCGCCGCACGCGGGTCGTCCTGCCCGACGGCCGTCGCATGCAGGTCAGCGGTCGCTTCTGGAACTCGTTCTCGGCCCTGTACAACCTCAGCCGGAGCGTGTTCGACTACTTCGGCCACGACGAGGTGTTCGACCGCATCACCCGCACACGGCAGGACCGCGTCCGGCTTACCGCCCAGCTGGGCGAGCATGACGATGCCGAGGGTCGGCTGCTCAGTGCCACCAATCCCTCGCGGCCACTGTTGCAGGTCGGCGAAGTGCGGCAGCTGGTCGACGAGTTCGACGGCCAGCAGATCAGCTACGCCAACGGCGTCGCCTCGGCCACGTTCGAATGTCCGTATCCTGCCGCCTTCAACATCGGCGGCGATGCGTTCCGCACGCAGTTCAATGTGCAGATGCCCCTCGATGGCTATGGCATGCCGTCGGCTTACCTTTCGCTGCTGCGGCTGGTCTGCTCCAACGGCATGATCGGTCTGGCCCGCTCGTTTAAGACCACCTTCCCCTTGGGTCGGCAGGAGACGCGACTGCTGCCGGTGATGCAGCGAGCGATGGCGAGTTTTAACAACGAGGAAGGCTTCGCCGCCTACCGTCAGCGGGTCGAAGCGGCCAGCCGATCGTGGGCATCCTTATCTGAAGCCGGGCAGCTGCACCGCTTCATCGCCGACGCCTGCACGCGGGAAGGCATGGATCACGAGCAGCGGAACGGATTGCTCGATCGACTCGATCAGGTCTGCGGCAATCCGCTGCGGTTCTACGGCCTCGCGTCAGTCGACGAGTTGTCCAGCCGCCGCTCCCGCTCGGTGCCGGTGAAGGCGACGGTCTACGACCTGTTCAACTTCGCCAGCGAGGTGGCGACGCACCACCTCACCCATCGCCAGGCCCGCGAGACCTTGCAGGCGTGGATCGGCCAGAGCCTCGTGGACGAATACGACCTCGAAGGCACCGTCGAGAGTTTCCCCGACTATCAGGACTACTTCCTGCACACCCGCTCCGGCGAAGGCGGCGAGGGTGGCGAGCGGCTCACGGCGGACGCCGTGTCGGTCGACGGCGACGCCGCCCCCGGATCGGGAGAGGAAGGTGAAGCATGA
- a CDS encoding restriction endonuclease subunit S, with translation MIGWPNSKLKNLTTKVGSGATPKGGKDAYHAKGTPLIRSLNVHMAGFRSDGLVFLNEEQAEGLRNVAVEDGDVLLNITGASIGRVAQAPPAMAGARVNQHVCIVRTTPDLVPAFLRWYLASPSQQARIMREQSGATRQGLPKGKILDFDVPVPSVDEQRCIVAKIEELFSDLDAGVAALERVRANLKRYRAAVLKAAIEGKLTEQWRAEHPDVEPASELLHRILTERRRQWEQDQLAKYEAKGKKPPKGWKDKYKVPAEPDTANLPSLPAGWCWSTIDQLISYLRNGLSKKPATTPPGHAILRINAVRPMEVRLDEVRFYDRPNDEVEGYFICNGDLLFTRYNGSVELLGVAGLVRGCKRPTLHPDKLIRVQTVLPAPLPEYVEIASNVGIARTHMASRARTTAGQTGISGIDVREMPIPLCPSSEQTEIILRIQEQLRQETRALNQVDVNIRRAARLRQAILKRAFEGRLVPQRTENRGVSSTPPARRRGGRPTMSISSRGVSS, from the coding sequence GTGATTGGCTGGCCTAACTCGAAATTGAAGAACCTCACCACCAAGGTGGGAAGTGGTGCAACGCCCAAGGGCGGAAAGGATGCTTATCACGCCAAGGGCACCCCGCTGATCCGGTCGCTTAATGTGCATATGGCTGGCTTTCGCAGTGACGGCCTCGTGTTCCTCAATGAGGAACAGGCGGAGGGATTGCGTAACGTGGCTGTCGAGGATGGCGATGTCCTCTTGAACATCACCGGGGCGTCGATCGGCCGAGTCGCACAAGCGCCGCCAGCCATGGCAGGTGCCCGGGTAAATCAGCATGTCTGCATCGTTCGCACCACACCCGACCTCGTGCCGGCTTTCCTGCGGTGGTATTTGGCCTCACCCAGCCAGCAGGCTCGCATCATGCGGGAGCAGTCTGGCGCGACGCGGCAAGGACTGCCCAAGGGAAAGATTCTAGATTTTGATGTGCCAGTGCCTTCAGTGGACGAGCAGCGTTGTATCGTCGCGAAGATTGAGGAGTTGTTTTCCGACCTTGATGCGGGCGTGGCGGCGCTGGAGCGGGTGCGGGCGAACCTCAAGCGGTACCGCGCCGCCGTGCTCAAGGCCGCTATCGAGGGGAAGCTGACCGAGCAGTGGCGGGCCGAGCACCCCGATGTCGAGCCCGCCAGCGAACTGCTCCATCGCATCCTCACCGAACGCCGCCGCCAGTGGGAACAGGACCAGCTCGCCAAGTACGAAGCCAAGGGCAAGAAGCCGCCGAAGGGGTGGAAGGATAAATACAAGGTGCCGGCGGAGCCGGATACGGCAAACTTGCCAAGCTTGCCAGCTGGCTGGTGTTGGTCAACGATCGACCAGTTAATTTCATATCTACGAAACGGCCTATCAAAGAAACCTGCGACCACACCACCGGGCCATGCAATTCTGCGCATCAACGCAGTCCGTCCGATGGAGGTACGGTTGGATGAAGTCCGCTTTTACGATCGACCGAACGATGAGGTAGAAGGATATTTCATCTGTAATGGGGACCTTCTGTTCACACGCTACAACGGCTCGGTGGAACTGTTGGGGGTAGCGGGCCTGGTACGTGGCTGCAAACGCCCGACGCTTCATCCTGACAAGCTGATTCGTGTCCAGACAGTATTACCCGCGCCTTTGCCGGAATATGTCGAGATCGCCAGCAACGTGGGTATAGCCCGAACCCACATGGCAAGTCGGGCGAGAACAACGGCAGGCCAAACGGGAATTTCAGGGATAGACGTTCGTGAAATGCCGATTCCGCTGTGCCCCAGTAGCGAACAAACTGAAATCATATTGCGTATACAGGAACAGTTGAGGCAGGAGACACGTGCATTGAATCAGGTGGATGTGAACATCCGACGCGCCGCCCGCCTCCGCCAAGCCATCCTGAAGCGGGCGTTTGAGGGCAGACTGGTACCGCAGAGGACCGAAAACCGGGGTGTGTCGTCCACTCCTCCTGCCCGCCGCCGAGGCGGTAGACCCACTATGTCGATATCTTCTCGTGGGGTGTCGTCATGA
- a CDS encoding recombinase family protein, producing MTRPVRVALYARVSTDGQSVDPQLACLREHCRSRGWEPVEFIDEGISGTRDSRPGWNACWDALNKGQLRILVVYALDRLGRSLPHLVQIIEFMTARNLVLVSYRENIDLASSTGRMLAGIFSVLAEYERSIISERTKAGLRNAKAKGKRVGNAKRYFDKGKATQLRQAGWGQVRIAKTLGVGVGRVNQWVRQEYNRDHATEGS from the coding sequence ATGACCCGGCCTGTGCGGGTGGCCCTCTACGCTCGGGTCAGCACGGACGGGCAGTCCGTCGATCCCCAACTGGCCTGCCTGCGGGAGCATTGCCGCTCCCGTGGGTGGGAGCCGGTGGAGTTTATCGATGAAGGCATCTCCGGCACGCGGGACAGTCGACCGGGCTGGAACGCGTGCTGGGATGCCTTGAACAAGGGGCAGCTGCGGATACTGGTGGTCTACGCTCTTGACCGATTGGGCCGATCGCTGCCGCACCTGGTCCAGATCATCGAGTTCATGACGGCTCGGAACCTGGTGCTGGTCAGTTACCGGGAGAACATCGACCTGGCCAGTTCCACCGGCCGCATGCTCGCGGGCATCTTCTCAGTGCTGGCCGAGTACGAGCGGTCGATCATCAGCGAACGCACCAAGGCCGGGCTTCGCAACGCCAAGGCCAAGGGCAAGCGGGTGGGCAACGCCAAGCGGTATTTCGATAAGGGCAAAGCCACGCAGCTTCGCCAGGCTGGCTGGGGCCAGGTGCGGATCGCCAAAACGCTCGGCGTCGGCGTCGGCCGGGTCAATCAGTGGGTCCGGCAGGAATACAACCGCGACCATGCAACGGAAGGATCGTAG
- a CDS encoding reverse transcriptase-like protein, with amino-acid sequence MNRNKYAKVVGDVRKQRRKGGWRQATAKSKDLNQDRKPLWISRSSPSVQPSNLYEIYVSGVSQREWCSRAAVAWGLKDPNESGQLHVDSCGVAKATCITAEYEALCKGLEVCRTQGIREVMMYTMAQTVMYQLYQKYAIRKKRLYKYALRFDELANQFDTVSINHASYSDQNMKDVCDDAYAFIDALT; translated from the coding sequence ATGAATCGTAATAAGTATGCAAAGGTAGTCGGGGATGTTCGGAAGCAACGGCGTAAAGGCGGTTGGCGTCAGGCAACAGCCAAATCCAAAGACCTGAACCAAGATCGTAAACCTCTATGGATTAGCCGGTCAAGCCCATCTGTGCAACCAAGCAATCTATATGAGATCTACGTGTCTGGGGTGTCGCAACGTGAATGGTGCAGTCGAGCCGCGGTTGCTTGGGGCCTGAAGGATCCCAACGAGTCTGGACAGCTGCATGTGGATTCCTGTGGGGTGGCCAAAGCGACGTGTATTACCGCAGAGTATGAGGCGTTGTGCAAAGGGCTGGAGGTATGTAGGACGCAAGGCATCAGGGAGGTCATGATGTACACGATGGCTCAGACCGTCATGTACCAGCTGTATCAAAAGTACGCAATTAGGAAGAAACGGCTGTACAAGTATGCGTTACGATTTGACGAGCTAGCGAATCAGTTTGATACGGTATCAATCAATCATGCTAGCTATAGTGATCAGAACATGAAAGATGTGTGCGATGATGCGTATGCGTTTATAGATGCTCTGACCTGA
- a CDS encoding recombinase family protein — MKPATVHPDEVGQAATSAPLHGSTENAPRATAAYIRLTRDESLKKGLSAAAQRADIEEYATRAELPNLTFYDEPEAVGGDVAFERRIEGRRLLGDLQAGHIGHVVVRDMDRLARDVRLWLRFVEACQDNGVEVHTLSGPLPLDSPTDEFAGTVRAAAAQLERKQVGDRVRRAKRQVAWKGRHVGGPPPYGYITQARRAAELRDSGIPEEAARQQAEGEYPLRGHLYVDNTEADVVRFAFEAYLRRGWGMRRIANEFNSAGQRTRNGKLWQPDQLRRMIQHPVYAGFITHDAKHFETRGRQHTARPKQSRHRGSHDALISEAEWQRAQAIRESRILHKSGRGNASTATRRYALSGVLQCSCGSPMRAASTHNKTDHAYYACIRRRTFGPEAIGGCDRPRVNLKRADQTFWSALNQLLSSESLVDRVYEAAERLAAAQQEDLLDIKPTPDEELERVRLNLERWYERHDNAITGIEREAAWQRITQLTNRIKQLDEQVANSPPETPPENDHPLRITREQVAHHLVSLATLANNSEDQGKHLITSLINHHGLTVTLTSEHTLKVHLAIAPPGTSTTDVTYTTPLDVEVRLTSDNITQWHHDNQGKHFCHICDKPIQVERRHYWRGVPTHHKHCWAQQLAVQRRQQRPKGYTGNEVAKLLGIGRTTVSRWVKSGKLPKPIVVDNSLSLWDRRAIDRLMPPRIDSLSNAITS; from the coding sequence TTGAAACCCGCAACAGTACATCCTGACGAGGTAGGCCAGGCCGCAACATCAGCACCGCTCCACGGCAGCACTGAAAATGCACCGCGAGCCACGGCCGCCTATATACGCTTGACGCGCGACGAATCTCTCAAGAAGGGGTTGTCGGCTGCCGCCCAACGCGCGGATATCGAAGAATATGCCACGCGTGCCGAGTTGCCGAATTTGACCTTCTACGACGAACCGGAGGCAGTCGGTGGTGATGTTGCGTTTGAGCGACGGATCGAGGGGCGTCGGTTACTGGGGGATCTACAAGCGGGGCATATTGGGCACGTCGTGGTGCGTGACATGGACCGCCTCGCCCGCGACGTGCGTTTGTGGCTCCGCTTTGTTGAGGCGTGCCAAGACAACGGTGTCGAGGTTCACACGCTTTCCGGCCCCTTGCCCCTGGACAGCCCCACGGATGAGTTTGCCGGGACGGTTAGAGCCGCCGCAGCTCAACTTGAACGCAAACAAGTGGGTGATCGCGTCCGACGTGCCAAACGCCAAGTCGCCTGGAAGGGGCGGCATGTAGGCGGCCCTCCCCCCTATGGCTACATCACGCAGGCTCGCCGGGCCGCAGAATTGCGAGACAGTGGAATTCCTGAGGAAGCTGCCCGCCAGCAGGCAGAGGGTGAATACCCCCTACGGGGACACCTGTATGTGGACAATACCGAGGCCGATGTAGTTCGATTCGCTTTCGAGGCCTATCTGCGTCGCGGATGGGGTATGAGGCGAATTGCTAACGAGTTCAACTCCGCAGGCCAGCGAACCCGGAACGGCAAACTATGGCAGCCCGACCAATTACGCCGTATGATTCAACATCCCGTGTATGCAGGCTTCATTACCCACGATGCGAAGCACTTTGAAACACGAGGCCGCCAACATACAGCCCGGCCGAAACAATCGCGTCACCGTGGAAGCCACGACGCCCTAATATCCGAAGCAGAGTGGCAACGTGCCCAAGCCATCCGAGAGTCACGAATCCTGCACAAATCCGGACGCGGCAACGCTTCCACCGCAACACGCCGATACGCCCTCTCTGGCGTCTTGCAATGCAGTTGCGGCAGTCCAATGCGAGCCGCAAGCACTCACAACAAGACGGACCATGCCTATTACGCATGCATTCGACGGCGCACCTTCGGCCCCGAGGCAATAGGCGGTTGCGATCGACCACGTGTTAACCTCAAACGCGCAGACCAGACATTCTGGTCTGCTTTGAATCAGCTCTTAAGCTCTGAATCGCTGGTGGACCGTGTTTACGAAGCCGCCGAGCGCCTCGCCGCTGCACAACAAGAGGATTTACTCGACATAAAGCCAACTCCTGACGAGGAGCTAGAGCGAGTACGCCTGAATCTCGAACGCTGGTATGAACGCCACGACAACGCAATCACCGGCATTGAACGCGAGGCTGCGTGGCAACGCATTACCCAGCTTACAAACCGAATCAAGCAGCTAGACGAGCAAGTGGCCAACTCACCACCGGAGACACCACCCGAGAATGACCACCCCCTACGCATCACCCGAGAACAGGTGGCCCACCACCTGGTTTCACTCGCAACACTTGCAAACAACAGCGAGGACCAGGGCAAACACCTGATCACGTCACTGATTAATCATCATGGCCTAACCGTCACGTTGACGAGTGAACATACACTGAAGGTGCACTTGGCCATTGCCCCACCAGGAACATCAACAACTGACGTCACGTACACGACGCCTCTCGATGTCGAAGTGCGACTAACTAGCGACAATATCACTCAGTGGCACCACGACAACCAGGGAAAACACTTCTGCCATATCTGCGACAAACCGATCCAGGTAGAACGTCGACATTACTGGCGCGGCGTGCCTACACACCACAAGCACTGCTGGGCACAGCAACTCGCAGTCCAACGCCGACAACAACGACCGAAGGGTTACACAGGAAACGAGGTGGCAAAACTTCTCGGCATCGGCCGCACAACCGTCAGTCGATGGGTGAAATCAGGCAAGCTCCCGAAGCCTATCGTAGTCGATAATTCCTTATCCCTTTGGGACAGAAGGGCGATCGACCGACTCATGCCGCCACGCATCGATTCACTTAGCAACGCAATAACCAGCTAA